Genomic window (Heterodontus francisci isolate sHetFra1 unplaced genomic scaffold, sHetFra1.hap1 HAP1_SCAFFOLD_307, whole genome shotgun sequence):
CtggccattaaaatgtgtctgaccgtcagagcgttgagcaacagaattaaaatgaatgggagcaatggggttaaaactatATCAAAtctgtcaaatcccacccatccaggctcagtataACAGCTTGGATTTACAgtacagaaccacggtacattgtcgataaTCTCTCCAGGTACATATATAAAGTAGAGGGGGATGTTttgtaaacagagcagaatgcaggttgttgctagaaccacagccgcagttttcttggtgcaatatttagttttcagcttttggcaacaaatagccacaaatcgatcaaaggagaaagtgacggtgaaccagacagaacagtctgtggcttcaTAACGGAGGACATTGataacactgcacacaggggtgatgtccaggaaagatccTGCAAAATAGTAATAACTGATCCGCCCCAGTATGACATCAGTGATGAtgaacagtagatccgccgttgccatggccaccaggtagcgagtggtgcaggtggagagtccgcactttccccgggacaggatcacaatcgccagtaaattaactgtaagagagagaagggaaaaaaagTCTGGAAATTACTGATTAAACATTCTCTGTGTCTGAGCTTAGAGAGTAAGGGCTCGATTTTCAAACCAAGAATGGAAAAAGGTCAGTGTTTGAAATTTATAAATCTCAACCATGAACTGAACCCGCCTCGAAAATGCCCATTTCCAGGTTTAGCACAGGAGGGACAGGAGGGCAAACACCAATCGCACCCAGGAGGCATTGAC
Coding sequences:
- the LOC137361270 gene encoding probable G-protein coupled receptor 139 is translated as MHQPINSIQKIYYIILVVIGVPVNLLAIVILSRGKCGLSTCTTRYLVAMATADLLFIITDVILGRISYYYFAGSFLDITPVCSVINVLRYEATDCSVWFTVTFSFDRFVAICCQKLKTKYCTKKTAAVVLATTCILLCLQNIPLYFIYVPGEIIDNVPWFCTVNPSCYTEPGWVGFDRFDIVLTPLLPFILILLLNALTVRHILMASRIRKRLRGQSKGENRSDPEMESRRKSMILLFTMSGSFILLWLMYVIYFLTCSIAGINLEDYTHPLYIFGQVGLMLQVLSCCTNTFIYGATQSKFREQVKNAVKYPMTSIIQLMNKQNN